A genomic segment from Candidatus Poribacteria bacterium encodes:
- a CDS encoding ATP-binding protein — MTIKLKNIGILKQAEFLLGDLTIICGENNTGKTYAAAALYGFLSSWRNFLRFPISNAQIQQARTEQVKIELSEATDDMLTKACKKYTEQLYKIFAAPEDSFQDSEFHFATDEIDIQNKKFNSIITSLQNPAFIFSKSKGSKEAILTSRIKEKQEEEIDTDSVKSAIDFIIIDDIFFDAFPRPFIASAERTGISTFRKELNFARSRLLEEMWHADRNIDLWELRYSSPIRDNAEFIEKFEDSAKIKSFIAKEHPEILEDFADIVGGEYVITQNDQLYYIPKGTRRKLTMVESSSAVRSLLDIGFYLRHVAEKGDLLMVDEPELSLHPENQRRIARLFARLVNLGVKVFITTHSDYIVKELNTLIMLNHDKPHLKRVAEENGYRDNELINVDQVKVYVAEEALMPLEEGQKRRRRGHTLVPAKIHPKFGIGVHSFDKTIDDMNRIQDDIVWGEE, encoded by the coding sequence CTGACAATAAAGTTAAAAAACATTGGAATCCTAAAGCAGGCAGAATTTCTACTGGGTGATTTGACGATCATTTGTGGTGAGAATAACACTGGCAAAACTTATGCCGCTGCTGCACTGTACGGTTTCTTAAGTTCTTGGCGCAATTTTCTCCGATTCCCAATTAGCAACGCACAGATCCAACAGGCACGGACAGAACAAGTTAAGATTGAGTTGTCGGAAGCAACCGATGACATGCTTACGAAAGCATGCAAGAAATATACTGAGCAATTGTATAAAATTTTTGCAGCACCTGAAGACTCATTTCAGGATAGTGAATTTCACTTTGCGACAGATGAGATTGACATACAAAATAAAAAATTCAACAGCATAATCACAAGCCTCCAAAACCCAGCTTTTATATTTTCAAAAAGCAAGGGGAGCAAAGAGGCGATACTTACTTCGCGGATAAAAGAAAAACAAGAAGAGGAAATTGATACCGATAGTGTAAAAAGTGCCATTGATTTTATTATTATTGACGATATTTTCTTCGATGCCTTCCCCAGACCCTTTATTGCTTCAGCTGAGCGCACTGGTATCTCAACTTTTCGCAAAGAACTCAACTTTGCCCGAAGCCGACTGCTTGAGGAAATGTGGCATGCGGATCGAAATATTGATCTGTGGGAGTTGCGCTATTCTTCTCCAATCCGAGATAACGCGGAATTTATAGAAAAATTTGAGGATAGTGCTAAAATCAAGAGTTTTATCGCCAAAGAACATCCTGAAATCTTGGAAGATTTTGCAGACATTGTAGGGGGTGAATATGTCATTACACAAAACGACCAACTCTACTATATCCCCAAAGGTACGCGACGCAAATTGACAATGGTTGAAAGCTCAAGTGCTGTCCGTTCACTCTTGGATATTGGTTTTTATCTGCGGCACGTCGCTGAAAAAGGCGATTTGCTGATGGTAGACGAACCCGAATTAAGCCTGCATCCAGAAAACCAGCGTCGTATCGCCAGACTCTTTGCTCGACTCGTGAATTTGGGTGTTAAAGTCTTCATCACCACCCATAGCGATTACATTGTCAAAGAACTCAATACACTCATCATGCTCAACCACGACAAACCGCACCTGAAAAGGGTTGCCGAGGAAAACGGCTATCGGGATAACGAATTGATTAATGTTGATCAAGTCAAGGTATACGTGGCGGAAGAAGCGTTAATGCCGTTAGAGGAAGGTCAAAAGAGACGGAGAAGAGGTCACACACTTGTCCCTGCTAAGATTCATCCCAAGTTCGGGATTGGAGTCCACAGTTTTGATAAGACAATTGATGACATGAACAGGATTCAGGACGATATTGTCTGGGGAGAAGAGTAA
- a CDS encoding phytanoyl-CoA dioxygenase family protein has protein sequence MAHTNESPIDLNWHPLSDEDIRHFDDNGYLIVRDVLDSDTIDELIEASDRLIASDRRENRQQNFNGLYDSFRNSISIVDAFIPLLTQKTILPVVVQLLGAHLQLMTSHLIYKHPDPQGTPETTRSPGWHRDYAMATTTHGNKVPRILLKCAYYFTDLSEPNSGVTLVAPGSNHLLERVPIPKGQADPEGALEASLQPGDCLLFENRTFHAGAANLTDQIRKGIMFGYGYRWLMPMDYRTQEQTLLDKLTPLEQYLVGEPYTKTKEFIPSGSESPLAEWCEQHGAPAVRPVH, from the coding sequence ATGGCACACACAAACGAATCACCAATTGACCTCAACTGGCATCCACTCTCAGACGAAGACATCCGCCACTTTGACGACAACGGCTATCTCATCGTCCGGGATGTGCTGGACTCCGATACCATCGACGAACTCATTGAGGCAAGCGACCGGCTCATCGCGAGCGATCGGCGCGAGAACCGTCAACAAAATTTCAACGGATTATACGACAGCTTCCGAAATAGTATCTCTATTGTCGATGCTTTCATCCCGCTGCTTACACAGAAGACCATCCTCCCCGTTGTTGTTCAGCTGCTCGGTGCGCACTTGCAACTCATGACTTCACACCTGATATACAAACACCCGGACCCCCAAGGCACACCCGAGACCACTCGCAGCCCCGGTTGGCATCGCGACTACGCCATGGCAACGACAACACACGGTAACAAGGTGCCACGCATCTTGCTAAAGTGTGCCTACTATTTCACCGATCTGAGTGAACCCAATTCCGGTGTGACGCTTGTCGCACCCGGTAGCAACCACCTCCTCGAACGGGTTCCCATTCCAAAAGGACAGGCGGATCCTGAAGGCGCACTTGAAGCGAGTTTACAACCCGGAGATTGCTTGCTGTTTGAAAACCGCACCTTTCATGCGGGAGCTGCGAACTTAACCGACCAGATCCGTAAAGGTATAATGTTCGGCTACGGATACCGGTGGTTGATGCCGATGGACTATCGGACACAAGAACAGACGTTGTTAGATAAACTCACGCCACTTGAGCAGTATTTGGTCGGTGAACCCTACACGAAAACGAAAGAATTCATTCCCAGCGGCAGTGAAAGTCCCCTTGCTGAATGGTGTGAACAGCACGGCGCGCCAGCAGTGAGACCCGTTCATTAA
- a CDS encoding thioredoxin domain-containing protein — protein sequence MHDTPAHTNRLIHETSPYLLQHAHNPVDWYPWGEEAIARAKQEQKPILLSIGYSACHWCHVMERESFENEEIAAVMNELFINIKVDREERPDLDEIYMNAVQVMTRQGGWPMTVFLTPDLKPFYGGTYYPPTDRYGRPGFPKVMEAVAEAFNDKKVQVLQQADQLTIQLNQMSNVVDPHERELTEELMTHAFQQYRSQFDAQHGGFGNAPKFPPSMGLPFLLRYWHHSGNANALEMVELTLEKMARGGLYDQLGGGFHRYSTDAHWLVPHFEKMLYDNAQLVVAYFEAYQATQKPFYRDIAVETLDYVLREMYDAENGGFYSTQDADSEGVEGKFFVWEPNDVEDAIGEENAEIFCEYYDITPQGNFEGENILHVQVPPDIFARKLQMDPGELETLLTNSKQKLFEAREKRIKPGLDDKILTSWNGIMIRGMAMGYQLTGKPEYLEACEKSAEFVLTTLSQDNGLLLRTYRAGKSHLNAYLEDYAYFIAGLVALYEASFEPRWLTEAERLAQIMIDQFGDDAGDGFFFTGKAHETLIVQSKSAYDGATPSGASMAIHSLLRLAKHLDNPEFHDKAVATLKLYFHQMEGMPTGSGQLLCELAFLLSTPKEIAIVGEKGDAKTEAMLAVLHGTYQPNKIVASSESPDGQTLPLLTGKTQVDDTATAYVCENYACQAPTTNVEAFVELLR from the coding sequence ATGCACGATACCCCCGCACACACCAACCGCCTTATCCATGAAACAAGCCCCTACTTACTCCAGCACGCACACAACCCCGTTGACTGGTATCCGTGGGGCGAAGAAGCAATAGCGCGCGCCAAACAAGAGCAGAAGCCTATTCTCCTGAGTATTGGCTACTCCGCATGCCACTGGTGCCACGTCATGGAGCGCGAATCCTTTGAAAACGAGGAAATCGCCGCTGTCATGAACGAACTCTTCATCAACATCAAAGTTGACCGAGAAGAACGTCCCGACTTAGACGAAATCTACATGAATGCCGTCCAAGTCATGACACGTCAAGGCGGATGGCCCATGACCGTTTTCCTCACACCGGATCTCAAACCCTTCTACGGCGGCACCTATTATCCACCCACTGATCGGTACGGCAGACCCGGATTCCCAAAGGTGATGGAAGCTGTAGCAGAGGCATTTAATGATAAGAAAGTACAGGTACTGCAACAGGCAGATCAACTCACGATACAACTCAATCAGATGAGCAATGTCGTCGATCCACATGAACGCGAACTCACGGAAGAACTGATGACGCACGCGTTCCAACAATACCGCTCGCAATTCGATGCCCAACACGGCGGATTCGGCAACGCTCCCAAATTTCCACCGAGTATGGGATTACCCTTCCTCTTGCGCTATTGGCATCATAGCGGCAACGCTAACGCCTTAGAGATGGTGGAACTCACCTTAGAAAAAATGGCACGTGGCGGTCTGTACGACCAACTCGGCGGCGGTTTCCATCGGTACTCCACTGATGCACACTGGCTTGTCCCACACTTCGAGAAGATGTTATATGACAACGCGCAGCTCGTCGTCGCCTATTTCGAGGCGTATCAAGCCACGCAAAAACCGTTCTATCGGGATATAGCCGTTGAGACGCTCGATTACGTCCTCCGCGAGATGTACGACGCAGAGAACGGCGGTTTCTATTCCACACAGGACGCAGATAGTGAAGGCGTAGAAGGCAAATTCTTCGTCTGGGAACCGAACGATGTCGAAGATGCCATCGGCGAGGAGAATGCCGAAATCTTCTGTGAGTATTACGACATCACGCCACAAGGTAACTTTGAAGGGGAAAACATCCTCCACGTCCAAGTGCCACCGGACATCTTTGCTCGAAAGCTGCAAATGGATCCCGGAGAACTGGAGACTCTCCTTACAAACAGCAAGCAGAAACTCTTTGAAGCGAGGGAAAAGCGGATTAAACCCGGACTTGACGATAAAATCCTGACGAGTTGGAACGGCATCATGATCCGCGGCATGGCGATGGGGTATCAACTTACTGGGAAACCTGAATACCTTGAGGCGTGTGAAAAGTCCGCAGAATTCGTCTTGACGACACTATCCCAAGACAACGGACTCCTCTTGCGTACCTACCGTGCGGGTAAAAGCCATCTCAACGCCTATCTTGAGGATTACGCCTATTTCATCGCCGGATTAGTCGCACTCTACGAAGCCAGTTTTGAACCGCGCTGGCTCACGGAGGCAGAACGTCTCGCACAGATCATGATTGACCAATTCGGAGATGACGCAGGCGACGGATTCTTCTTCACCGGTAAAGCACACGAAACATTGATCGTCCAATCCAAATCCGCTTACGACGGTGCCACACCTTCCGGTGCATCCATGGCGATCCATAGCCTCTTACGACTCGCCAAACACCTCGACAACCCCGAATTCCACGATAAAGCCGTTGCAACCTTGAAACTCTACTTCCACCAGATGGAAGGGATGCCAACAGGGTCAGGGCAGCTGCTTTGTGAGTTAGCGTTCCTACTATCAACACCAAAAGAGATCGCGATTGTCGGTGAAAAAGGCGATGCAAAAACAGAGGCAATGTTAGCAGTATTACACGGCACGTATCAACCCAATAAAATCGTCGCCTCAAGTGAATCACCAGACGGACAGACGTTACCCCTTCTCACCGGCAAAACCCAAGTTGATGACACCGCAACAGCATACGTCTGCGAAAACTACGCCTGCCAAGCCCCCACAACAAATGTTGAGGCATTCGTGGAGCTGCTAAGATAA